The window GACATCCTTACTTTTTCTGAACACTCATTTCATTCTCAATAAGCACTGCTGGAGTAAAGCCAGCGTGAACCCTCTGGAGGGTTCGGTGGACTTTGCTCCCCATTTAGCAGTCTGAAACCTTCAGATCATGTTGTAGACCAAGGTGCAGTCTTCTAGCATTAAGAAGAGACTCCAGATCACACAGCTGGGATACAGCTTACACGATGATCAGTTTGTACTGAGGTGGCCATTCACAGCTGGCCAAGCAGTATGTAATACAGACAGTTACAGTTCTGATCATGTTCCTTCTATTACATGAAATATTTGGACACATACACAACCCTTCCAAAACAAGTAAAGTTTGACACTCTTtagggggggcagggaggagttTTATGAAAATTAACCACTTGAGCTAAAGCCTTTCAATAGTAAAGATGCCCGGCTGAAATACTTAGAAGAGCTTCAACCAAATAAGATGACACTTTGAACAACAGAGTTTGTGGGAAAACCCCACTGCTATCTCCACGTTAAGAAATCTCTCTTACTAAGTATTCCAGAATGTGAACTGCCTCACAATTGGCAGACAATATACCGTTAACCATCGTGGTAATACCCACGACACGAATTTTACACTCGAGAAATAAGCTGGCATATGCGCACACCAGATTAGTAGAAGTAGCTAATTTGTATAAGACAACTCGCTGCTTCAGAAACTTTTGAGTACTTCTTTTCATTGTACTAAAAACACCTGTAACGGAATGTGGTAAGGGTTAAGGAAAGTACAATGCAGCCTCTGAATTTAGCAAAAGTAGTTGTTTAATTTCTCAGTtcagaaaaagcagtatttttcattgtctTGCATTTGCTTTGTCAGGTGCATCATAGATTAAGTCTCAGTAGATTGCACTTTAGAGATTAAAGATATTACTGAGTCTATTGATATTCTTTACAGGAAAAGATAGTGTCCTTGGAACAAAAACAGCCCAAAGGCAGAACATTCATATCACAAAGCTTGTACTTCTGTGATACATTAGTGAAAGACAAAAGCTGAAACAGTTTCAgtactgaattaaaaaagaaaaacaaaaaacaaaaaaccccaacaagaTATTGACCAGAATGTATACATAGAAGTATCTAATtaagttacaaaaatatttgcagtacaGCTCTATTCTCATGTATTAAGCTGCTGCAGAACAAGAATGACAGAACTAGAATTGGTTGAATTTATTGTATGTCATTAATGCATCAAAAGTGTGCTGGTGACTTCCCTCTTGTCTTACTCTACTGGTTTTAAGTAAAGTAAATTTTCCcaaatattataataaatagTTCACCAGAatccttttttgaaaaaaatacctttttcctttaaagattCACAGttctagaattatttttttaatatatcatgTCCTTATTTCATAGTCACTATTGTCCCACTGAAACCATGTATTTGTGATTTTGTTAGTAGAATGAGAGCAGTTTAGGAAGCTGGAGCCATGTGAGGCAGGTTGTCTGATGAAGTAGCCAGCAATTAAAGCCTGATAAAACCTTGAAATGAAACAGGTTAACAGAAGTTACTGCCAATTCAAATCATTGCATGTCATTAGCTTAAACTCAAATCTGCATCTCTTTACCCTCCTTACTCCTTCTGTGTGttcttaagaggaaaaaaaaaacacaaatggaaCAGATGGTATTCACGCTAACTTTGTGGAAGACACTGATTTCACATTCAGGCCTTATCAGCTAGTTTTGTTAAGTTAGCTAGAAAAGTATAGCTCCTACAGGGATTCCAAGAACATACTTAAAACTTCACCTGCTATCCTGAACTATATTTACTTTACAGCACACGATTAAGATCCTTTTTGTAAGGACATTCACTGGTATTTTACTTAATCAAACTGAAACATGTTATTTGTACATAATAATTTGTTGGGTTTGGTGCAGGGCATTGTTTTTTTGAAGGGGGGTTAATGTGTTGTTCCACACAGTGATTCCCAAATTTCCCCTACTATCTCATCTACTAAACTGACTGAATCCAAAATACATTCTGCCAAGTACCAGTTACATAGAGATTagatgtataaaaataatttgttttaagaatTGTTTAACAATTCTAAGCACTTATCAGAAAGGTCTTACAACAGACAAAcctgcattttattcttttacatgGTGTTACATTATTTTCAGTTACCTAAGAACTTCTTCTGCCTGCCAGGCAgcatcttcttcttcttcccagGCATTAGTATTTTCTTGCCAAGTATCCAAGTCTCCCAGTTCAGgctgaaacaaaagaagagaagctctaagcacatggaaaaaaTGGATAAGACATTTTTAACCTTGATGCTTCAGACATCCAGAAATATCTGAGATATGACAGTACTTCCCAGCTTATTGTCTAtgcattttccccttctgtaaTACCGACTTTTTCCAGTTAATTGTTGAAGGTTTTTTTGGATTCTATTGGTCGGTaacaaaggaaggaaggaagtaCTGGAGTGCCTATTTAGGAAGGAGAAGGTAAGTTGAACAGATGAATTCAGTAGATAGTGCAAAAGATTTCTGGAAGTTGCACGGACAAACCAACATGTGCATCCACATATTTGTGTGTCCAATATCACTTgagtgctgcttttcctcacTAGAAGTCCTTTCCTGAATTACTTTCATTATAGACAGTCTAACAAAGTGGTATGACCATTCTGTACTGCTTTCTGCCTAGACCCTTTTGTGCACTATGTTAATCAAAGAAGCAGCACTGTTACAGAGGcaagggggaagagagagagagggagcatCTCCCTCTAAACAGACAGGCTATTAGGTAACTAGatgtcctggtttagcctaaaccaggccaattttcctttcagtgatttttactttcagctaagtctcttctaagtaactgcactttctgatactaactgcatgttttgcagacagtgtctgcttctaggactgataacgctcgaagtttgtagttatcactgaggcactggcagggtgtcctggtttggcccaaaccaggccaattagtcactgctaaattcctcactgcttatgagtgaagagccgaaggggggtcacacctgcagggaggagcagacagggcaggtgacccaagattgaccaatgaggtattccatcccatacatgtcattctcactttcctatttatcactaacccactgcctcctggaggtggggcccaggagggaggggccctcctgtctcccactgattggtaccagctttgccaattctccagttaaaagcctgcaggtgtgatggcagtgagagctactgcattttcccctctgcccgtgctggggggagcaactctgcctgaggaggatttccaaactctcagtcttggttttgtatatatttgtatgtatttgattatttctattattattgttattatactctttttcattattatagtttattaaaactgttttaactttccaacccgtaagtctctctcccttttccctgtcccttagggtggggggggagagggttaacagaaagcatctgccaccgggttaatagccggcccagttttaaaccgtgacacagggatgttatgtagaaaggctcttgctgtacttagtcttagagaaaccaaggtcactgctaaattcctcactgcttacgagtgaagagccgaaggggggtcgcagctgcagggaggagcagacagggcaggtgacccaaaattgactagcgaaggtattccatcccatacacgtcattctcagtataaagcggggggatcacaagggtcttgcCCTTTTCTCTTGCCCCTTCCGCCTTCcctggctgcttctgctgtgtttgggtgtttctgctgcttcgggctgcttctgcgccttgagcctttggccagtgtccaaggaggactctgtccgttttcctgctgcccccaatcccgatccctgcatccctgaatccagctctcgaccgtcgctgggcccagcctgggccttcccagagcctgccctgcagtgccggtggtgacgtggccgacatcgggggagcttgatcttggttttgtgtatatatttgtatatatttgattattccagtattattattatactctttttcattattagagtttattaaaactgttttaactttccaacccggaagtctctctcccttttccctttcccttcgggtggggggggagggttaacagagagcatctgccacaggtttaatagccggcccagctttaaaacgTGACACTAGACTATTTTTTCAAAGGCTAAAGAGCAAAAAGTAGGAGACTGTTAGAATACAATCCCTACataaaggaagggagaaggggaaagttAAAAATGGGTCCAAGATAATAAAGCAAAGGTAATCCAGAGGCtttcaagcaaaataaaaacgGGCCTACTCTTTTGTTAGGAACTTACTGGGTAGAATCCACAAAAATGTAATCCATTCCTTTAGAAGATCTGCAAGTCTACAAGTGTTTGGAAGCTTCTTACCTCTTTATCACTGATCTGTTATGTTTCTCAGTAGAATAAATTAATTAGAATTAGATTAACTACTTCATTGCTTTGAACGAAATACtcaattttaaaacaacttaCATTATTGCACAACTATTCCTTTTGCTCCCCACAATGCAGACCTTAGGCAGACTATTCCTTCTCCTACAGAACAGTCATTTAACTGTCAAATACAAGATCAATACTTAGAGCATACTTACAGACTGGTGAATAAAAGGAATATCTTGTGTAGCTGCTAATCTGCTAGAGAATCCTGTGTTTCCCTCTGGAATCCCAAAATTTAATGGCTCTCGTTTTTTAATAACtatctgaaaatattcaaaaaaaaggaacaaaagtgGTAAGTCAAAGCACTGCACAGATTCCTTGGTGATCATATAACTCTGTCTGTGAAGGTACAGCTACACAACACTGCAGTGCTTCTCAAACCTGCTCAGGTTCTGGAAGCTGTACAGCCAAACGAACTGATAAGTGAAAGAAGCTAAATGCAAAAGACACAAGaactccctcctccccccactaGCTTTTCCTTAAGTCACCTGGAAACCTATGACTGTATCAAGACAGAGAAAGATGCACGtattttggctgggatagagttaattttcttcatagtagctggtatggaGCTgcgttttggatttgtgctggaaaaagtgttgataatgcagggatgttttcatCACTGCTAAGCAGTGCTTACAGAGCCatggccttttctgcttctcacaccaccccaccagcaagtaggctggggtgcacaagaagctgggaggggataCAGCCAGGatagctgaccccaactgaccaaagggaaattccataccatatgacatcatgctcagcatatagctggaggaagaaggaaaggggggatgTTCAAAGCAATGgagtttgtcttcccaagtaactgctATGAGTGATGGAgacctgctttcctggagatggctgaacacctccCTGCCCAtaggaagcagtgaatgaattccttggtttgctttgcttatgtgcccggcttttgcttttcctattaaattgtctttatgtcaacccatgagttttttcacttttgctcttccgattctctcccctatcccaccgggggcggggagggagtGAGTGGCTGCGTGGTGCTTAgctgccggctggggttaaaccatgacaaaggGGCACAAAGAATTACACATCAAAATAGCCACATCTCCCAGTACTCATATAAGCTACCAATTACATGACATTATTCCTTAGAGAATCCTACTTCCATGATAAGTCACTATAAGACACTACTCTTGAGGATACTGCTGTCTGCACAGTTTTACTGCTTTAAAACATGAGATCCCTTTGCTACTTCAACAGCGTATCTGTGCAGACACAGTTTCAATAGTTGAAATGAAATTCACTATCACATCAACTGGTAAAGCTCTGTACTGATTTGGCTGAAAAACACGCACTAATGCTTCTCCTAAAAGGCTTATTAGCAAATTCAACATGGTTGCTAAGATCATGTACCCCTTACTTGTCTTGACCTCAAGATATGAACTTAACTCACTTATTTTGTTTAGCCTACTTTAAgtctctgctgcttccaaaaGAGGCAGATTCACAGTTCCGCTGACTGTACAAATGTTAGTACCaatgcaagaaaagaaacaggagtaGACCATCTTATTTAGCAATGACAGACTCTGTTATTTGACTGAAGCTCCATTTCCAGACATTGTAGATATGAGCAGTAACACAAATAGATTCCACCTCAGATATTTGGCTTCATATTGAGCCCGAATTTGGTggaaatataaatgcaaattcATATTTAAGGGTGGGAACAAGGCCAAGTTAGCAGGAGTGTACTTTACAGTGCCTGTAGTCATCTCTAGAGATACATTTAAACTAAACCCAGTATACCGTATTCAAACGGCATGGACTCTTCTCAAGTTTTGTCCTGTACTGGGCAAAAAATGTCATTAGATACAAATGAGAAATCTACCTCTTCCCCAGTCCTCCTCTGCCCTACAGATTTTGGGAGATCAAAATCCTTAGAAGAATGTAGTCCACAGAATACTGCAGATCCTGAATGTACAGAAAACTGACCCCAGTATCATCTCCTGTTCATAGGACTCCAGGAAGATTCAGATTGGAAGGGGCCTCGGGAGGTCTGTAATACAACCTCCTCCTCAAAGCACTGTCAGCTCTGAGACTAATGAAGGTACTCAGGACTTATCCACTTGGGTCTTCAAAACTTCCAGAGATGGAGCCTGCACAGCCACTCTGgtaacctgctccagtgcttgaCTACCTTCGTTGTGAAAAAGGTTTTCCAATTGACTCAAAGTACTTTAAGTACCCAGCTGGAAGATTTCCACAGAAGAACAAAACTTGCAATTACCAGAAGTTTAATCAGCATTTATGGTGTTGATGCTCTTGTGGATATACCCTGTCTTCTCTCCACAATAAAAATGGATATTTGAAGAGCAAGCTAGTTTGAAATATCAGCTCCCTAATTCTGGCCTCCTCAATATAACTTGGTAAAACAAGTAAcaattgttttctgaaacagcagTGCTACCTCAAACTTCAGTGAGCAGGAGATGGAATGTCTCTGTCCAAATAATGGAAAGGTATGAGAACAAGTATCTCAGTACAGTGGTTCCATTTTCAGAATTGAAATGACTTGAGGGTTCTCacattatagaatcacagaatagaatcatagaatggtttgggttggaagggaccttaaagatcatctagttccaacccccctgacacaggcagggacacctttccactagaccaggttgctcaaagcctcatccaacctggccttaaacactaccagggagggggcagccacaacttctctgggcaacctgttccagtgcctcaccaccctcaagtaaagaatttcttcctaatatctaatctaaatctaccccctctcagtttaaaaccattccccctcgtcctgtcactacttgtccttgtaaaaagcccctctcccactttcctgtaggcccccttcagatactggaaggctgctatgaggtctccccagagccttctcttctccaggctgaacagccccaactctctcagcctctcttcattgaagaggtgctccagccctctgatcatcttcatggccctcctttggactcgttccaacagctccatgtccttcttatgttgggggccccagagctgaacgcagtactccaggtggggtctcacgagagcggagtaaaggggcagtatcacctccctcgacctgctggccacgcttcttttgatgcagcccaggatgcggttgtccttctgggctgcaagcacgcactgctggctcatgttgagcttctcatcaaccatcacacccaagtccttctcctcagggctgctctcaatccattctccacccagcctgtatttgtgcttgggattgccccaacctacatgcaggaccttgcacttggccttgttgaatttcatggggtttgcacaggcccataTCAAGACTTATCAGCTAGTTTTGTTTAGTTAGCCTATTATACTTCCCAGAGCCTTCGTACTATGAAATTCTTAAGTTTCCGATAACATTAAGactaaaaatgtaaacatgaaCAAGCATCACATTTGGTAAGATCTCAAAGagtcagtatttttaattggaCATCAATGTTAGACTAGACATCAGCACTACTCTCATTTCAATAGCACAGCTTAATTTTACCAGAAGCACCTTCTATAAGTTGTCAATTTACTTATAGCCTATTTTAAAGCAAGGAAAACCTTCCATAAGTATAGTTGGAAGTACAATACCTACTTTTTGAGTTTTTCTTATAGTTGGTGTCATATCTTTGAAATAATCAGGTTCCATTTGTTCCAAAGGATTTTGCTGAGCAGCCACATTACTATTTCCACCTTCAATCTTCACACTGGTAGGTGCATCTTCATCCCATGAAGACCAGTCTTCTATTTCTGGCTGAATAGAAGTATATGGCACAAGTTATCTGCAAGTAAAAACTTGTCTTCTTACATCTTGCTAAGATGTATACTTAAAATTATATAGcatatataataatattataTCTTTCTAAGATATATACCAATCCTGCTGTAGGACTAGTATAATCACTCTGTTCAGTGATTATCTATTAAGTCACCTACCACTTAAGCAATTACCTGTTTAGGAACAGATGAATAATCCACTGTGGTTGGCAAAGTTATTTGGTCTCCACTTAACTTTCGCCCTCTTCCagacctgaaagaaaaatgtaggaTTCCTCCAAGCTCTGAAAACATGAGCACtaagtttaaaagaaacaaaaaggaagtcTGAGAACAGCACTACTGAAAATAGTCATGACTAAAGCATTAAGTGCTTAAACTACCATAGTATTAACTACTGCCAGTAAAAGTCTGCTAAATAAAGGAATTTcatcattaatttaaaatggtGTTCACAAGAATTTCAAAGTGCAATTTACTTTTCAAACTGCAGTGGAAATAAGAGGAGAAGCAACTctaagaaatatgaaaatggaGACATTAACTCAGTTATTTGAATAGCCAGTTACAATTTTTAGATCATCAGTGCTTATGAAGCAAACACTATCGATCTACATTTGTTGAATCATTTCTACTGTAAACTGAGAATCTTTCTACTTGTCTCAGATGTTAAGCTGAGTCTACCAAATCGCTGTCTGAGTTGCTAAAGcactttttccttcaaagtCTAAACAGAGGTAGTAGAAGATTATGCAAGGCAACAGCCTCTGTTTAATACATGCTTCTACTTACTTAAAGAATACTTCTTCAATGAAAGCATTTCAgcaattatataaaataattttaactgaaGATAAACACTAATGCATTGCAAATAAACCACCTACATATTTTCTTAATGACAGCGTTCAAAGATcacaaaaataactaaaatattcTTAGCTGACATTCgctatattttaaaacacaagagAATGAAATTCAGGCTTACACTCATGTTTTCCTCAAGGAGTGTAAGCTCCTATAGCAAGACAGTCATGTAATTGACCTTACGCAGCTTGGAAAGttaagtttaatttattactacTGATGAGAATACAACTGGAAAACTACATTTGGAGTTCTTATCCATTAGTTTTACTATTATGGAACATTCTACCATCAACTCAGAACAGCTGAATTGCTTGCAATACCACCTCCGCCACATGCTGGTGAGTGATTAGATATATTTTTCCTACTTTAAGCCCAATAGATTCTTCCTTAGGAAAGATCAGGTGCTATCATCAAATTTCCAAGCTTTAATTAACTCTAGCCCCTTTAGAAACTGTTCCTTTAAGCTGAAAAGCAACACAGTTTAGGGgtaaaggaaactgaaaacactgttcCCTCAAACACATTACAGACTTCTGGTTCTGGCTGACTAGATTTAGTTGATGTCTCTAAAGCAAACCCAAACTTGGAAACATCCTCCTTCAAACCCGTACAACATACATATCTTTAATACTATTCTAAGCCATCACTTCTGCAATTATATATATTTCCCTATTTATATGATCTAGAAGACTCCAGCAAGTGGCTTATAACAAACATTCATTTATCCAAAATGATTACACTGACAAGGGTGAAGGTGGGAGGAAACAGCTTCTGTCATACAACATGGGAAAGAATACGCTACGCAGGGCAGCACTGAGGAAGGCTACATATCTCCACTTCTTTTTCTACAAAGGGAACAAGATGCTCACAGGAACAGTTGCTTCATCACTAGACAGATATTGATCACTACTCTGAATGCCAAATGCCTCAAgaattcttggttttgtttccccttGCTAATTAGCAGCATCCAGATTTCTCAGCTGGAGAAGATAACTAGAGATTTTAAACAGAATGAAGTTTAATCTCTTTTTATACTTACACCTTTTATTTCCTGGAAACAGTGGAGTCAGGCAGGCTGTTGTTCATCCAAAAAAGTTTTAACTAAAGAGATGACTAGTACTACACATAAGCTTTACGCTAACTAGAAAGATGCACAATCTCTACAGGCActtgtttaaatgaaaaactaatGTAAACTACATAATCTAAATAAGTACTAGCTCATATCCATTGAATTAAAATGCACATTTAATTAAATCACACTTGCTGATTATCAGGCATACTCATATACAGGGGTGcattacaggaaaacaaaatttatcaAGATATGCTTTGCAGCTGACATTAAACAGGAGAAACATTGGTAGTTAAAGGACTGAACTAATTTGATCCACTGACTTGCTTATGTGAAagaattttcattctttcaacTAATTGTTATTCATAGAAGAAAAGTTCTCCTACTTTTTACTCCCAAGCAGTTCCTCAGCTGTTCATTTCAAGGATTTAGTTCACTCAAAAGttgaaaaatggaggaaaagactGTAATTACACCTACTAATCTGGTTATAAAAGCCATATTAACACTTAGAGAGATGAAGCGTCCCCGTAATATAGACGCTATCATCAACTCAGTGTTTTGACTGCTTTTAGAACTTGATCAGCAAGTATTCTTAATTTAATTTGGAATTCAAATTACAGAACTAAGGTTGGCATCTGTATAGTTGTATGCAGCattaaaatgtatctttttaaagCTTCACTAGATCTGTAGTGAATTCACCAACCAATTGAGAGTTTCCTCTTATTCTTGGAATAAGTAAAGGTGAACAGGAAATAAACAGCTATTTTGTGTCTACCACATATTCTGCATATGCTTTAACCTCACTGCCATCATACACAAAAGAATACATTTCTCTAGACTGCTATTTGTTTATGTAAAACAACAATCTGCAAGAGTAGCAAGAAGCAACAGAAGTTCAGATGGCAGCACAGTGCTGAGATGATCTACCTCAGGTACTCTGCTACTGTACTACTGAAATCTACTATTATATAACCATAACTCTTGAGAGCTTTTTGAATGCTTCTAAGTACTCCACTGCTGCGTTCATGGGTCTACAGCTCAAAAGAACACTAAGTACGGCTTACAAGAGTAAGCAAAATTAAGTCAtattcactgggaaaaaaaaatgcagttcccTTGAATTTTAATCACTCTCCTACAAGCTTTTGAAAGGATCTCCAATAGGCAGAAGAATCTCAAGTCTCAGGCAACCGTTTCTTGACAAAGCAGGATGAGAATCACATCTATAATGAAAGCCTACTCACTGATGACTGGGTGGATGCTTCCATTAACTGAacctcttaaaaaataaaatatcacttGCCAAGTACTTCTAGAAAATGCAGAGaacaatttttcttaaagtttgaCACAGGATAGttttaaaaggcaattttaaAGGCTCTTTAGGAAACACTCCTCATTAGATCTATCATACCACAAAATACATTCACAACTGTAGCACAGAGGCTTTTGAAC of the Nyctibius grandis isolate bNycGra1 chromosome 3, bNycGra1.pri, whole genome shotgun sequence genome contains:
- the EBAG9 gene encoding receptor-binding cancer antigen expressed on SiSo cells isoform X2, giving the protein MAITQFRLFKICTFLAAVLSFIKKLICRSGRGRKLSGDQITLPTTVDYSSVPKQPEIEDWSSWDEDAPTSVKIEGGNSNVAAQQNPLEQMEPDYFKDMTPTIRKTQKIVIKKREPLNFGIPEGNTGFSSRLAATQDIPFIHQSPELGDLDTWQENTNAWEEEEDAAWQAEEVLR
- the EBAG9 gene encoding receptor-binding cancer antigen expressed on SiSo cells isoform X1, with amino-acid sequence MAITQFRLFKICTFLAAVLSFIKKLICRSGRGRKLSGDQITLPTTVDYSSVPKQPEIEDWSSWDEDAPTSVKIEGGNSNVAAQQNPLEQMEPDYFKDMTPTIRKTQKIVIKKREPLNFGIPEGNTGFSSRLAATQDIPFIHQSPELGDLDTWQENTNAWEEEEDAAWQAEEVLRQQKIAEREKRAAEQQRKKMEKEAQRLMKKEQNKIGVKLS